A single Actinomadura algeriensis DNA region contains:
- a CDS encoding SDR family oxidoreductase yields the protein MAAEPALAAPLADRVVVVSGVGPGLGRALALRCAAAGADLVLAARNEERLAEVAAEVEKLGRRAVAVPTDIRDEAACVRLADTAVETFGRVDGLVNNAFKTPPLEDLATVDLDAVRAGFETNVLAALHLTRLLTPALADRDGSVVMINSAVLRHSRRTYGAYKMAKSALLSMAQSLATELGPRGVRVNTVAPGYIWAPNLKWYFKQIARERDVPTRTIYEEAAATTDLGRLPEPDEIADTVMFLLSPLARAVTGQCLDVNCGEWHH from the coding sequence ATGGCGGCGGAACCGGCGCTCGCGGCGCCGCTCGCGGACCGGGTCGTCGTCGTGTCCGGCGTCGGCCCCGGCCTCGGCCGCGCCCTCGCCCTGCGCTGCGCGGCGGCGGGCGCCGACCTGGTGCTCGCGGCGCGCAACGAGGAACGGCTCGCCGAGGTCGCCGCCGAGGTCGAGAAGCTCGGCCGCCGTGCCGTCGCCGTCCCGACCGACATCCGCGACGAGGCGGCGTGCGTCCGCCTCGCCGACACCGCCGTGGAGACGTTCGGACGGGTCGACGGCCTGGTCAACAACGCGTTCAAGACGCCGCCGCTGGAGGACCTCGCGACGGTCGACCTGGACGCCGTCCGCGCGGGCTTCGAGACGAACGTGCTGGCCGCGCTGCACCTCACCCGGCTGCTGACGCCCGCGCTCGCCGACCGCGACGGCTCCGTCGTGATGATCAACTCGGCGGTGCTGCGGCACTCCCGCCGCACCTACGGCGCCTACAAGATGGCGAAGTCGGCGCTGCTGTCGATGGCGCAGAGCCTCGCCACCGAACTCGGGCCGCGCGGCGTCCGCGTCAACACCGTCGCCCCCGGCTACATCTGGGCGCCCAACCTCAAGTGGTACTTCAAGCAGATCGCCAGGGAACGGGACGTCCCGACGCGGACGATCTACGAGGAGGCCGCCGCGACCACCGACCTCGGCCGGCTCCCCGAACCCGACGAGATCGCCGACACCGTCATGTTCCTGCTGTCGCCGCTCGCCCGCGCCGTCACCGGGCAATGCCTGGACGTCAACTGCGGCGAGTGGCACCACTGA
- a CDS encoding sulfotransferase family protein, translated as MPSGRETLGTAEDLHASARKITGLDDFGADDYSDGLEVLLDSLHRDAALTPVGNKAQRALLRGGLAARLWSEAAWRRLPEHADAPLDRPIFVTGLPRTGTTALHRLLTADPAHQGLEVWLAEVPQPRPPRDTWADDPVYQAIDAQYRRHHIANPEFMGVHYIAADEVEECWQLLRQSMRSISFESLAHLPSYSSWLTGQDWTPAYRRHRRNLQMIGMNDPGRRWVLKNPSHLFALDALLEVYPDALIVQTHREPRTAMASMCSLAAHVTGGWSEAFTGATLGRDQLDLWSRGLEAFRAERARHDPARFADVHYDDFVGDPIGTVESIYARFGLPFGDDARTAMERLQAESTGGAARPSHRYSLADFGLTPEEVDERFAGLTP; from the coding sequence GTGCCCTCCGGACGCGAAACCCTCGGCACCGCCGAGGACCTGCACGCCTCCGCCCGCAAGATCACCGGCCTGGACGACTTCGGCGCCGATGACTACTCCGACGGCCTCGAAGTCCTCCTCGACTCCCTCCACCGCGACGCCGCGCTCACCCCGGTGGGCAACAAGGCGCAGCGCGCGCTCCTGCGCGGCGGCCTCGCGGCCCGGCTGTGGTCCGAGGCGGCGTGGCGGCGGCTGCCCGAGCACGCGGACGCGCCCCTCGACCGTCCGATCTTCGTCACCGGGCTGCCGCGCACCGGCACGACCGCGCTGCACCGGCTCCTCACCGCCGACCCGGCCCACCAGGGGCTGGAGGTGTGGCTGGCGGAGGTGCCGCAGCCGCGCCCGCCGCGCGACACGTGGGCGGACGACCCCGTCTACCAGGCGATCGACGCGCAGTATCGGCGGCACCACATCGCCAACCCCGAGTTCATGGGGGTGCACTACATCGCGGCCGACGAGGTCGAGGAGTGCTGGCAGCTGCTGCGGCAGAGCATGCGGTCGATCTCGTTCGAGTCCCTCGCGCACCTGCCGTCCTACTCGTCCTGGCTCACCGGGCAGGACTGGACGCCCGCGTACCGCAGGCACCGCCGCAACCTGCAGATGATCGGGATGAACGACCCCGGACGCCGCTGGGTGCTGAAGAACCCGAGCCACCTGTTCGCCCTCGACGCGCTCCTGGAGGTCTACCCGGACGCGCTGATCGTGCAGACCCACCGGGAGCCGCGCACCGCGATGGCGTCCATGTGCAGCCTCGCCGCGCACGTGACCGGGGGGTGGTCGGAGGCGTTCACGGGCGCGACGCTCGGCCGCGACCAGCTCGACCTGTGGTCCCGCGGGCTGGAGGCGTTCCGCGCCGAACGAGCCCGGCACGACCCCGCGCGGTTCGCCGACGTCCACTACGACGACTTCGTCGGCGACCCGATCGGGACGGTCGAGTCGATCTACGCGCGGTTCGGGCTGCCGTTCGGCGACGACGCCCGCACCGCGATGGAACGCCTGCAGGCCGAGAGCACCGGCGGCGCCGCCCGTCCGTCGCACCGGTACTCCCTCGCGGACTTCGGCCTCACTCCCGAGGAGGTCGACGAACGCTTCGCGGGCCTCACGCCCTGA
- a CDS encoding Ohr family peroxiredoxin yields MDVRYTAVATANGRDGRAVSSDGRLAVTLAPPREMGGTGEGTNPEQLFAAGYAACFASALAAVARKTRHDVRDVSVTAEVGLGGDAEQGFGLTVVLRVELPDDLDNGRDLVERAHRVCPYSNATRGNVPVQLVIE; encoded by the coding sequence ATGGACGTCCGCTACACCGCAGTCGCCACCGCCAACGGCCGCGACGGCCGCGCCGTCAGCTCCGACGGCCGCCTAGCGGTGACCCTCGCCCCGCCGCGCGAGATGGGCGGGACGGGCGAGGGCACCAACCCCGAGCAGCTGTTCGCCGCGGGCTACGCCGCGTGCTTCGCGAGCGCCCTCGCCGCCGTCGCGCGCAAGACCCGCCACGACGTCCGCGACGTCTCGGTGACCGCCGAGGTCGGCCTCGGCGGGGACGCCGAGCAGGGCTTCGGCCTCACCGTCGTCCTGCGCGTCGAACTGCCCGACGACCTGGACAACGGCCGCGACCTGGTCGAACGCGCGCACCGGGTCTGCCCGTACTCCAACGCCACGCGCGGGAACGTCCCGGTGCAGCTCGTGATCGAGTAG
- a CDS encoding IclR family transcriptional regulator encodes MTDDDQEGPENKNIVGSVLKACRLMECFTRDTPALTLNAMTAATGMNKTTVHRLAATLIQAGWLTRGDGGTYRLTMRPFRVGAVALADLSLRDEAEPFLRRLADRFGDTAYLMIPGPEGAVCVERAQGNNPVVVNSVGVGTVLPYHTAAGPVVLLAHSAELRERWLGPDLDEYTSHTLTDVRELTERLDAVLRDGYAISEEDYLYGVGAVAAPVRDAQDEVVATLSLGGVNAGFRGRRLLEIIEEVSSSARELSGRLGH; translated from the coding sequence ATGACCGACGACGACCAGGAGGGCCCGGAGAACAAGAACATCGTCGGCTCGGTCCTCAAGGCGTGCCGGCTGATGGAGTGCTTCACCCGGGACACCCCCGCCCTCACCCTGAACGCCATGACGGCCGCCACCGGGATGAACAAGACCACGGTCCACCGGCTGGCCGCGACGCTGATCCAGGCGGGCTGGCTGACCAGGGGCGACGGCGGCACCTACCGGCTCACCATGCGGCCCTTCCGGGTCGGCGCGGTCGCGCTCGCCGACCTCAGCCTCCGCGACGAGGCCGAGCCGTTCCTGCGCCGCCTCGCCGACCGGTTCGGCGACACCGCCTACCTGATGATCCCCGGCCCGGAGGGGGCCGTCTGCGTCGAGCGGGCGCAGGGCAACAACCCGGTCGTGGTGAACTCGGTCGGCGTCGGCACCGTGCTGCCGTACCACACCGCCGCCGGGCCGGTCGTCCTGCTGGCCCACTCCGCCGAGCTGCGCGAACGCTGGCTCGGCCCCGACCTCGACGAGTACACCTCGCACACCCTGACCGACGTGCGGGAACTCACCGAACGGCTCGACGCGGTCCTGCGCGACGGCTACGCGATCAGCGAGGAGGACTACCTGTACGGCGTCGGCGCCGTCGCCGCCCCGGTCCGGGACGCGCAGGACGAGGTCGTCGCCACACTCAGCCTCGGCGGCGTGAACGCCGGATTCCGCGGCCGCCGGCTGCTGGAGATCATCGAGGAGGTCTCCTCCTCCGCACGCGAACTGTCCGGCCGCCTAGGCCACTGA
- a CDS encoding FAD-binding protein: MDTSRTGSTVPDRTPGRAPDRVVDLLCVGGGLGGLAAAVRAHDLGADVLVAERSGMVGGVAAYSGGFVWVGASGLPDGGAHDSLEATESYLDHVQGEGRPVDREARRAYLNRAVEATHWYRDAGVPFEVIRGCPDLYHPAPGSTEEGRLLECVVPGASLGAWRERLRPSPYYETGVPRNDLYSPRARERDGLAELRREGAARDLLTHGSGLAGAFVRAALTERGVDCLLHHRAVELLMDGDAVAGAVLEGPDGRITVRARRGVLIAAGGYGGAPDAAELEDVPALVESAPPVVEGDGLLLAQRAGAATVRGADPFFSVGFPFPGETHPAGPGRDGDVPLHRPLLEHLGLPHSMIVNRDGERFGDESYYGALIGALRRYDGRRKRWANHPCWFIADDEFRRRYRLGPYAPGEPWPDAIVRADSPRGLAEAAGFDADGFAATVAAFNEGAERGTDDAFGRGTLPFIRRAYGDPDRVPNPNLGPVATPPFYALPLSIVGFGMGTLGLSIDGDGRVLRRDGRAVPGLYATGNAAATKELKGYVTGLANARNHTYAYAAATHAVTGPPPTGR, translated from the coding sequence ATGGACACGTCCCGAACCGGCTCGACCGTCCCTGACCGCACCCCCGGCCGCGCTCCCGACCGCGTCGTCGACCTGCTGTGCGTCGGCGGCGGGCTCGGCGGGCTCGCCGCCGCCGTGCGGGCGCACGACCTGGGCGCCGACGTCCTGGTCGCGGAGCGGTCCGGCATGGTCGGCGGCGTCGCCGCCTACAGCGGCGGCTTCGTGTGGGTCGGCGCTTCGGGCCTGCCGGACGGCGGGGCGCACGACTCACTGGAGGCGACCGAGTCCTACCTGGACCACGTCCAGGGCGAGGGCCGCCCGGTCGACCGCGAGGCCCGCCGCGCCTACCTGAACCGCGCGGTGGAGGCGACCCACTGGTACCGCGACGCGGGCGTCCCCTTCGAGGTGATCCGGGGCTGCCCCGACCTCTACCACCCGGCTCCCGGCTCGACCGAGGAGGGACGCCTGCTGGAGTGCGTCGTCCCCGGCGCGTCCCTCGGCGCCTGGCGGGAGCGCCTCCGCCCCAGCCCGTACTACGAGACGGGCGTGCCCCGGAACGACCTGTACTCGCCCCGCGCACGCGAGCGCGACGGGCTCGCGGAACTCCGGCGGGAGGGCGCCGCGCGCGACCTGCTCACCCACGGCTCCGGCCTCGCGGGCGCGTTCGTCCGGGCCGCGCTGACCGAACGCGGCGTCGACTGCCTGCTGCACCATCGGGCCGTCGAGCTGCTGATGGACGGCGACGCCGTCGCGGGCGCCGTCCTGGAGGGGCCGGACGGACGGATCACGGTCCGCGCCCGGCGCGGCGTCCTGATCGCGGCGGGCGGGTACGGCGGCGCGCCGGACGCCGCCGAACTGGAGGACGTCCCGGCGCTGGTCGAGTCGGCTCCGCCGGTGGTCGAGGGCGACGGGCTGCTGCTGGCGCAGCGGGCGGGCGCGGCCACCGTGCGCGGCGCGGACCCGTTCTTCAGCGTCGGCTTCCCCTTCCCCGGCGAAACGCACCCGGCCGGGCCCGGACGGGACGGGGACGTGCCGCTGCACCGTCCGCTGCTGGAGCACCTCGGGCTGCCGCACTCGATGATCGTCAACCGGGACGGGGAGCGGTTCGGCGACGAGAGCTACTACGGCGCGCTGATCGGCGCGCTGCGCCGCTACGACGGGCGCCGCAAGCGCTGGGCGAACCATCCGTGCTGGTTCATCGCCGACGACGAGTTCCGCCGCCGCTACCGCCTCGGCCCGTACGCGCCCGGCGAACCCTGGCCGGACGCGATCGTCCGTGCGGATTCGCCGCGCGGGCTGGCCGAGGCGGCGGGCTTCGACGCCGACGGCTTCGCCGCGACCGTCGCCGCCTTCAACGAGGGCGCCGAACGCGGGACGGACGACGCGTTCGGGCGCGGCACGCTGCCGTTCATCCGCCGCGCCTACGGCGACCCGGACCGCGTTCCGAACCCGAACCTCGGCCCCGTCGCGACCCCGCCGTTCTACGCGCTGCCGCTGTCGATCGTCGGGTTCGGGATGGGCACGCTCGGCCTGTCGATCGACGGCGACGGGCGGGTGCTGCGCCGGGACGGACGGGCGGTGCCGGGCCTCTACGCCACCGGCAACGCCGCCGCGACCAAGGAGTTGAAGGGGTACGTCACCGGTCTCGCGAACGCCCGCAACCACACCTACGCGTACGCGGCGGCGACGCACGCCGTGACCGGACCACCCCCGACCGGTCGGTAG
- a CDS encoding isocitrate lyase/PEP mutase family protein — MTAANRLRDLMADDVVYAPGVWDGLTARLAEQAGFPALCASGFAISAALGLPDAELYTMSENLDAVRRIIEASGLPVIADIDTGYGNAVNAARTARRFADAGVAAVFMEDQESPKRCPICVGDPVPVIGVEEAAGKIRAVRDAVGDRLVVIARTDTAGREALERAETYAAAGAEMIMPVTKTFASAAEWRECRDRVGVPLMATLTASTWVERDLTPDVLREVGVRLALLPTQILLSATGAMRETLRRLRSGEPPAQVSADALPHHDFVDLIGFADVEKAQETYLPAATA, encoded by the coding sequence ATGACAGCAGCCAACCGGCTCCGCGACCTCATGGCCGACGACGTGGTGTACGCCCCGGGCGTCTGGGACGGGCTGACCGCCCGGCTCGCCGAGCAGGCCGGCTTTCCCGCACTGTGCGCGTCCGGTTTCGCGATCTCCGCCGCGCTCGGCCTGCCGGACGCGGAGCTCTACACGATGTCGGAGAACCTCGACGCGGTCCGCCGGATCATCGAGGCGAGCGGACTGCCCGTCATCGCCGACATCGACACCGGCTACGGCAACGCCGTCAACGCGGCCCGCACCGCCCGCCGGTTCGCCGACGCGGGCGTCGCCGCGGTGTTCATGGAGGACCAGGAGTCGCCCAAGCGCTGCCCCATCTGCGTCGGCGATCCGGTCCCGGTGATCGGCGTCGAGGAGGCGGCGGGCAAGATCCGGGCCGTCCGGGACGCGGTCGGCGACCGTCTCGTAGTGATCGCCCGCACCGACACCGCCGGACGGGAGGCGCTGGAGCGCGCGGAGACCTACGCCGCCGCCGGCGCGGAGATGATCATGCCGGTGACCAAGACGTTCGCGTCGGCGGCGGAGTGGCGCGAGTGCCGCGACCGGGTCGGCGTCCCGCTGATGGCCACCCTCACCGCCTCCACCTGGGTGGAGCGCGACCTCACCCCCGACGTGCTGCGCGAGGTCGGGGTCCGGCTGGCGCTGCTGCCCACGCAGATCCTGCTCTCGGCGACCGGCGCGATGCGCGAGACGCTGCGGCGGCTGCGGTCCGGCGAGCCTCCCGCGCAGGTCAGCGCGGACGCGCTGCCGCACCACGACTTCGTCGATCTGATCGGCTTCGCCGACGTCGAGAAGGCGCAGGAGACCTACCTGCCCGCCGCCACCGCCTGA
- a CDS encoding 3-isopropylmalate dehydratase large subunit, with product MSSTSTGGAAPPDTSDTSGDGTIVDKVLAPAATPGTTRPSGGRTITEKILARAGGLDDVRAGQNHPFRPDHMVAYDFPGYTDLMFKQMHDDFGITEVDDPERYLVFIDHMLSNGDGREQEVHDVTRRWGDFYGIEVHEGRGIGHQVAAELGYALPGKFLIHFDGHISGLGAFGALGWGVRRDLLEAWVSGQIFLDVPASTRFHLTGTFAPGVDNRDLVHEIIARVGADGCAHQVMEFTGPGAEAMSIGRRQGLCGMAMFTGAVSAIFAPDDLALDYARRVARTEFEPLYSDPDAVYAATHAIDLDELRPRVVLPGSARAANTLGVDEAAGTPITKAFIGSCASGRIEDIRAAAEVLRGRRVAPGVQLNVVPTSQVIHRQAEEEGLLDVLRDAGADIAISSCDFCFGYAKPLQDGENCISTGVLNISGRMGSTGADIYMGSAYTVAASAVAGHIADPREVVA from the coding sequence ATGAGCTCCACCAGCACCGGAGGGGCCGCACCGCCGGACACGTCCGACACGTCCGGCGACGGCACGATCGTCGACAAGGTCCTCGCCCCGGCCGCGACGCCCGGCACGACCCGGCCATCCGGCGGGCGGACGATCACGGAGAAGATCCTGGCCCGCGCGGGCGGCCTCGACGACGTCCGTGCCGGGCAGAACCACCCGTTCCGTCCGGACCACATGGTCGCCTACGACTTCCCCGGCTACACCGACCTCATGTTCAAGCAGATGCACGACGACTTCGGGATCACCGAGGTCGACGACCCCGAGCGCTACCTCGTGTTCATCGACCACATGCTGTCCAACGGCGACGGCCGCGAGCAGGAGGTCCACGACGTCACACGCAGGTGGGGCGACTTCTACGGGATCGAGGTGCACGAGGGCCGCGGCATCGGCCACCAGGTGGCGGCCGAGCTCGGCTACGCGCTGCCCGGCAAGTTCCTCATCCACTTCGACGGCCACATCAGCGGCCTGGGCGCGTTCGGCGCGCTCGGCTGGGGCGTGCGCCGCGACCTGCTCGAAGCGTGGGTCAGCGGGCAGATCTTCCTGGACGTGCCCGCCTCGACCCGCTTCCACCTGACCGGGACGTTCGCGCCCGGCGTCGACAACCGCGACCTCGTCCACGAGATCATCGCGCGGGTCGGCGCGGACGGCTGCGCGCACCAGGTCATGGAGTTCACCGGTCCCGGCGCCGAGGCGATGAGCATCGGACGCCGCCAGGGGCTGTGCGGCATGGCGATGTTCACGGGGGCCGTCTCGGCCATCTTCGCCCCCGACGACCTCGCGCTCGACTACGCGCGGCGGGTCGCCCGCACCGAGTTCGAGCCGCTCTACAGCGACCCGGACGCCGTATACGCCGCGACCCACGCGATCGACCTCGACGAACTGCGGCCGCGGGTCGTCCTGCCGGGGTCGGCGCGCGCCGCGAACACGCTCGGGGTGGACGAGGCCGCCGGAACGCCCATCACGAAGGCGTTCATCGGCTCGTGCGCGAGCGGCCGCATCGAGGACATCCGGGCCGCCGCCGAGGTCCTGCGGGGCCGGCGGGTCGCGCCGGGCGTGCAGCTCAACGTCGTCCCGACCTCGCAGGTCATCCACCGGCAGGCCGAGGAGGAGGGCCTGCTGGACGTCCTGCGCGACGCGGGCGCCGACATCGCCATCTCCAGCTGCGACTTCTGCTTCGGCTACGCGAAGCCGCTGCAGGACGGCGAGAACTGCATCTCCACCGGCGTCCTCAACATCTCCGGGCGGATGGGCAGCACGGGCGCCGACATCTACATGGGGTCGGCCTACACCGTCGCGGCCAGCGCCGTCGCCGGGCACATCGCCGACCCGCGGGAGGTCGTGGCATGA
- a CDS encoding LeuD/DmdB family oxidoreductase small subunit, giving the protein MSTASAVPDVLRGRVAWIFGDDFDVDLIIGVENIKYYDPDKLRAVCMRAFDPEFADRVEPGDVVVGGRNFGYGHPHYPPLVALRNLGISAVLAESFSPGFWRGETYNGMPLVTVPGIAAAVRRFDPVEVDWRRASVRLPDGTELAGDPPSDRTVKVLEAGGSLNLLLREHARRAPAGAEG; this is encoded by the coding sequence ATGAGCACCGCCTCCGCCGTTCCGGACGTCCTGCGCGGCCGCGTCGCGTGGATCTTCGGCGACGACTTCGACGTCGACCTGATCATCGGCGTCGAGAACATCAAGTACTACGACCCGGACAAGCTGCGCGCGGTGTGCATGCGCGCCTTCGACCCCGAGTTCGCCGACCGGGTCGAGCCGGGCGACGTCGTGGTCGGCGGGCGCAACTTCGGCTACGGGCACCCGCACTACCCGCCGCTCGTCGCGCTGCGCAACCTCGGGATCAGCGCCGTCCTCGCCGAGTCGTTCTCGCCCGGATTCTGGCGCGGCGAGACCTACAACGGGATGCCGCTGGTGACCGTGCCGGGCATCGCGGCGGCCGTGCGGCGCTTCGACCCGGTCGAGGTCGACTGGCGGCGCGCGTCCGTCCGGCTCCCGGACGGCACGGAACTGGCCGGCGACCCGCCGAGCGACCGGACCGTCAAGGTGCTCGAAGCCGGGGGCAGCCTGAACCTGCTGCTGCGCGAGCACGCCCGCCGCGCCCCCGCCGGGGCGGAGGGCTGA
- a CDS encoding alpha/beta fold hydrolase: MHGDYFDTAHGQVRAWLTGDRPCVLVLPGIRWSGRPLAEEIVLEAPDRAVAVVDPPGVGGSAPGAAAGPGPAADALAEVAAALGVHTIVGLDMGCALAAAVAGRVPGCRELVQVDPAYLAAARETPPPDAAPRADGSHLQRLWQFVRDAHLFPPGAPRSSVPGRAEPPTPAALDRTVVAFAEHPESFAALWQTWCRASEDPFAGAMPPTTTVEPAGTGPSPVSAWLGRTSRAHGRPAPPAVPAAPPASRRALPLADAPSGSPARVTRVRREFVATSAGRIHLRTAGDPAAPPLIALHSAPGSAGLLEPLMRGLSGDFHVIAPDYPGNGESDKPWRDPIDIGRLADVIAEIAERRAAGPVHLWGTHTGAVIALETAVRRPDLVRRAVLEAPPLLPPDLTADILEHYLPPLRADRFGSHLVRAWGMRRDMFLFWPWYRDRVAASRPLRVPRARELHDWTVGLLQSGPTYHLGYAAAFRYPTRERLPELAVPALICAGPDDMLADNLPALRAAAPDGVRIESTPATCWYPDQDPAAVNATVRRYIEFLAAR, from the coding sequence GTGCACGGGGACTACTTCGACACCGCGCACGGCCAGGTCCGGGCCTGGCTCACCGGCGACCGTCCGTGCGTCCTGGTGCTGCCGGGGATCCGCTGGTCGGGCCGTCCGCTGGCCGAGGAGATCGTGCTCGAAGCCCCCGACCGCGCCGTCGCCGTCGTGGACCCGCCGGGCGTCGGCGGGTCCGCGCCGGGCGCCGCCGCCGGACCCGGCCCGGCCGCCGACGCGCTCGCCGAGGTCGCGGCGGCGCTGGGCGTCCACACGATCGTCGGCCTCGACATGGGCTGCGCGCTCGCCGCCGCCGTCGCGGGCCGGGTGCCGGGCTGCCGCGAACTCGTCCAGGTCGACCCCGCGTACCTGGCCGCCGCCCGCGAGACGCCGCCGCCCGACGCGGCGCCCCGCGCGGACGGCTCGCACCTGCAGCGGCTGTGGCAGTTCGTCCGCGACGCGCACCTGTTCCCGCCCGGCGCGCCGCGCTCGTCCGTCCCGGGACGGGCGGAACCGCCGACGCCCGCCGCGCTCGACCGGACGGTCGTCGCGTTCGCCGAGCATCCCGAGAGCTTCGCGGCCCTGTGGCAGACGTGGTGCCGCGCGTCCGAGGACCCGTTCGCCGGGGCGATGCCGCCCACGACGACCGTCGAGCCCGCAGGGACCGGCCCGTCCCCGGTCTCCGCATGGCTCGGCCGGACGTCGCGCGCCCACGGACGTCCGGCCCCGCCCGCCGTCCCGGCGGCCCCGCCCGCGTCGCGGCGCGCGCTGCCGCTCGCGGACGCACCGTCCGGCTCGCCGGCGCGCGTCACGCGGGTGCGGCGCGAGTTCGTCGCCACGTCCGCCGGGCGGATCCACCTGCGCACGGCCGGGGATCCGGCGGCGCCGCCGCTGATCGCGCTGCACTCGGCACCCGGATCGGCCGGGCTGCTCGAACCGCTGATGCGCGGCCTGTCGGGCGACTTCCACGTGATCGCGCCGGACTACCCGGGCAACGGGGAATCGGACAAGCCGTGGCGGGACCCGATCGACATCGGACGCCTCGCCGACGTGATCGCGGAGATCGCCGAGCGGCGCGCCGCCGGCCCGGTGCACCTGTGGGGCACCCACACCGGGGCCGTCATCGCGCTCGAAACGGCCGTCCGCCGCCCGGACCTGGTGCGGCGGGCCGTCCTGGAGGCGCCGCCGCTGCTGCCGCCCGACCTCACCGCCGACATCCTGGAGCACTACCTGCCGCCGCTGCGCGCCGACCGGTTCGGCTCCCACCTCGTCCGGGCGTGGGGGATGCGGCGCGACATGTTCCTGTTCTGGCCGTGGTACCGCGACCGCGTCGCCGCGTCCCGTCCGCTGCGCGTCCCGCGCGCCCGCGAACTGCACGACTGGACGGTCGGGCTGCTGCAGAGCGGCCCGACGTACCACCTCGGCTACGCCGCCGCCTTCCGCTACCCCACGCGGGAACGGCTGCCGGAACTCGCCGTCCCCGCGCTGATCTGCGCCGGGCCCGACGACATGCTCGCCGACAACCTCCCGGCGCTGCGCGCGGCCGCACCTGACGGCGTCCGCATCGAATCCACCCCCGCGACCTGCTGGTACCCCGATCAGGATCCCGCCGCGGTCAACGCGACCGTCCGGCGCTACATCGAGTTCCTCGCCGCCCGCTGA
- a CDS encoding ABC transporter substrate-binding protein, producing the protein MALTLRRRSLAAPAAAIAAATLASACTGGTKEGEVKIGFITALTGPVAFAGRTFANGIELAVDQVNREGYLGGGRKIKLVKKEGAEKPSQAVDQARQLAVDQSVVGALCCILSPVAGAVKVITTDAELPLNIYGATDLGLQDPPYVVRTTTLPQVANKHLAQAVAADAEPASVAYVVTQDNSGWVSQYQSFKEGFAGTGVRDLGTVNTLAAQTDFSGAAGELMAKNPEAIVISTLQQSTISLVKALRARGYQGLLITTEVVGSPGAFKAAGATLAGVPFPVYFFAGKAGPAGQEFARSYEAEYGTDPDAYAAQGYMAAFMMATAVKNAGADPTRESVTKALSDIERLDDTIYGTVRFRDGQLYAPDSIVHITWTKDGRQREWAPAGAGAA; encoded by the coding sequence ATGGCACTGACACTCCGCCGCCGGTCGCTGGCCGCGCCGGCCGCGGCCATCGCCGCCGCCACGCTGGCGAGCGCGTGCACCGGCGGGACGAAGGAGGGCGAGGTGAAGATCGGCTTCATCACCGCGCTGACCGGGCCGGTCGCCTTCGCCGGGCGGACCTTCGCCAACGGCATCGAGCTCGCGGTCGACCAGGTCAACCGCGAGGGGTACCTGGGCGGCGGCCGCAAGATCAAGCTGGTGAAGAAGGAGGGCGCGGAGAAGCCGTCGCAGGCCGTCGACCAGGCGCGGCAGCTCGCCGTCGACCAGAGCGTCGTCGGTGCCCTGTGCTGCATCCTGTCGCCGGTGGCGGGCGCGGTGAAGGTCATCACCACCGACGCGGAGCTGCCGCTGAACATCTACGGCGCCACCGACCTCGGCCTGCAGGACCCGCCGTACGTCGTCCGGACGACCACCCTGCCGCAGGTCGCCAACAAGCACCTCGCGCAGGCGGTGGCGGCGGACGCCGAACCCGCGTCGGTCGCCTACGTCGTCACCCAGGACAACTCCGGGTGGGTCTCGCAGTACCAGAGCTTCAAGGAGGGCTTCGCCGGGACGGGCGTCCGCGACCTCGGGACGGTCAACACCCTCGCCGCGCAGACCGACTTCAGCGGCGCCGCGGGCGAACTCATGGCGAAGAACCCCGAGGCCATCGTCATCTCGACGCTCCAGCAGTCGACGATCTCGCTGGTCAAGGCGCTGCGCGCGCGGGGGTACCAGGGGTTGCTCATCACCACCGAGGTGGTCGGCAGCCCCGGCGCGTTCAAGGCCGCGGGCGCCACGCTCGCGGGCGTCCCGTTCCCCGTGTACTTCTTCGCGGGCAAGGCCGGGCCCGCCGGACAGGAGTTCGCGCGGAGCTACGAGGCCGAGTACGGGACCGACCCCGACGCGTACGCCGCGCAGGGCTACATGGCCGCGTTCATGATGGCCACCGCCGTCAAGAACGCGGGCGCGGACCCCACCCGCGAGAGCGTCACCAAGGCGCTCTCGGACATCGAACGGCTCGACGACACGATCTACGGCACCGTCCGGTTCCGGGACGGCCAGCTGTACGCGCCCGACAGCATCGTCCACATCACGTGGACGAAGGACGGGCGGCAGCGCGAATGGGCACCCGCGGGCGCGGGCGCCGCGTGA